CCAAATGATCGTTAACAGCTTTCAGAACTTGAACGGCTCCATTAAAATGCATATACGACGGTCGGGACGCTAGTGTTCctagaaacaatatttattcaattaattataaatttatatattttatattttctaataagtcAAGATTtgagatttaaattgaaaattgtaaagtTCAAACAATAGACATAAACAAATTAGAGTTTATTTTACCTTGTAAACaagctgtttttaaattttcttttagtttgaatgttttatatattttttgaaaggcaattattttttttacatgagtGTTATTATTACCATTTTGTTCATCATAAACCTGCCAATAGCCCGCAGAGTCGTTGCGGAAGTACAATGAGTATTCAATAGTCTGTCCGGCTTCGTCCCATAATAACCGCAAATGGCGATTATCACGCAGAAACTTCTCCTTGATATGCTGCACGTGATAAAGCTGGTTCTCGGTTGAAGgctgaaaaaatttaatattatctcatGACTATACatcttttaaaaatgaaattcaacgagatttttttttctggtaatattttaaaaaaacgtgtTTGATGTTTTCTATATTGAGCTTCAAAGctagaaaaatttacattactCCAGTGTTTACAGAAAGCGATCTAACACGCTGTTTTACAGGCAGATGGTTTAATTCACTATATTGAATGCCGTCGATCATGTTTATAGACAGTTGAAGGtcggatttattttttatcttatttattattagattgtTAGATGAATATCGGATAGTATTCGTAAATGTATTACTGTAAGAGGATTACGCGATTACGCTTGTAAAATGTGAAGACCTAATTAATTGATACTCGTATAAATTTATCTTCATTCTGTATTAGTCACCCTTCTtcttaatattgtttcaaaatatttaataatatatttttgattttttaaaaaaaaataatagattcaattaaatgaaaaaatatatattcaatcatAAATTGAAAACTTAGATGTGTCGGTTATACAGATCTAAATCAGTGATATGATCTGTACAGTAGCTCTCCTAATTAAAGAGAACAAGAccatattaaagttaaattagatTACTGCCTGAGACCTCTacttgaatatacatatataaaaatatgatcatGATTTAAAAATGCATTCAGTGTATACcaacatttttaagttttatttaatactatatgcTCATGCTTTCGTAATTGAGTTTCAAAATAAagcattttatctaaatataaaaatataattaatttaaatgaaataaatctatttaataatagcctgtttataatcgaaataattttgaatacctATGGGTTCCTTGTCCTCTGAAAAGGCTATCTAACATGCCAGTGTCACCAATTAATTTCGTCACATCTTTAGTCATTTACTTAATTGGCCtaacaaaacatatttcgtAAAGGGAACGTTTTAATTCGACTACAAGATTAAATGGGTCAGTCAGATTGACCTACCCGATACGTGACTCAAGTGTAATTTACGTGGGCGACTAAGGTTAGGCCACAGGTCACTTCCAATAGCATCTAGAAATTGGATAAACAATATCTAAGAGACACATGTGCCTTTACAAGTATGACCATAATTAGATAATTAGGTACATGCGTCATGGTAGAATTACTGTGTAGTTTTCGTTTTTGGATCCAACGAAGCAGAAATATCTTTGTTATGCaataattgatacttttaatgttttctttgacGAGGTCACTAGACAAGgccagtttaatatttatttctttataaattcagCCAAACACGTAGGTCGGGGTAAGATCACCTCAccttcacatttttttatttgcgaaaaATAGGTAGGTAAAATACCTACATGTCGTGACCAAATTATGTCTCATGAAAACCTCCTTGGTtactgtgaaaaaaaaatctaagaaaaataaataaacattctattttttttacattattacttTTGAAAATGCAGActtatatacacataaataatatgattatcaaTCATAACAATGTTACTAAAATCGTATATGTCACATACAATTTCGTAcatcattaaaaattgtatgcGAATTCGGTACGTGAGTGCAGTTGGGGGGAAATGAGAACCGGGAAGGGACATGCCGGATAATGcaaatcaaaataacaaatacgcTGGGAAACTGGAAATCCCACTGGAGATAATGTGACATTACATGCATTATAAATGTACGAACGACATAATATACACTATacacaaacattatatataaattataaatatctgaaTTAAAGCATTTTCGATTTTATTGTATGGAAAAACCTTTAcaaaacgaattatattatgtaaatatatatatgttatgttatttttacatatttgtcAAGAACTCAGTCAATTGGTGTCGCGGTGTGTTTAGATTGGACATTGTGTATGCATAATCATTTATATGTTCGACTTTAACTAGCTCTGAAGGTAGcgttttattagttttacacTCCGACTGGCAATATTCatctttaaaatttgtatttacatttatattctgCGCCatgtttataaatgaataattatttatctctaTTGAAGACTGTTTTATgcttaaatactttgatttataaaaagtgTATCTAGGTCTACTATGTGTTCAAATCTTCTTGAATATTatacactatatataaaataatatgcgaacaaatataatttctacTATCAAAGCTTCATGAAAcatattgtgtaaaaataacaactcttttatctaaaattaaatttgtacctACAAGTGTTATTACTATATTGCATGATTTTAGTTGACAATTGCACGGatacattttacaaacaaatattaataattatagcaaaGTTATGTGAAATCGTATCACTTGATTATCTATTCAGGAAACGTACCCCGAAAGTAGAACGGGGAATTTCGAATGTCtcccatattataattttgggACAAGTCTTATACGTTTTGACACCCTCCTGAGTCAGGTGCGTGTATAGCTCTACCGCCCCCCACTTCCCCATCACGCTCCTTACGTCCATATCATCATATTCGTGTTCTACATTGCACGTCACTGAATTATTTCTTTCAGTTGAATTTGTTGTTTCATCCGCGAAAACgaacaaaaacagaaaaaatatccAAGGAAGTTTCAATAAAGTGCGACCTTGAACATCCATCTCAGTTTATTAAAGCACACGATTTATTTTCGTCTTTCAAACACACATTATGGAAGCGTACTAGACGTATCTTTAAAATCTTTTCATTTCTCAAATGCTACAGCACGTGCGTCAAATATTGCGCGGATAACCGATAGAAGGCAACTGACAGTAGAAACCGTATTGCGCGAGCGCTCCTGACTCACATTGTCGATGCTATCGTATTTGACCCTTAGCCTTAGGTTTGCACAGAGGTGTCGTTTATCCGAAAAAAATACCTAAGGACCGCTGACTTCATTGTCACAGGTGCACTCGTAAGGACGAAGTTAATCACAAGGCTGCAAGATGTTACGATAAGGCTTAGATGTAAAGTAATTAGTCTTATTAActcgtaatataaataactctgtgctcatttaataaatattttatctctatAATCTAGACATTAGCTTTTATGAATGAGtcgtttttacattttttaaagcggatttatataataaatattaatcattattaattttaataaatattaggtaaatctctcaattatttaaagtttaaagttgtttttttttaattgcatatatTAACGATATTTTCTTTGACTTACAAATATAACTGAAATGTCAACAATATTATAACTTGTCGGTTACGTACACTCCTAGGTCTATGGTATAATCGAAGCTGGTATTCGTCGCAACAATCGAGATGTAAACGAAGGCAACTAATTGTCATTGTTAGACGATTTTCATCAAACGGCAGTAGGACCAGATAGTGTGTCGATTATTACAATTGATTCTAGAATACTTTTATCGATAAACACATGACATATATCCTGaagtaatcatatttataaaaaaaatacataaaatatatttttttaccataaactGGTGTTTGGctccattaaaaaatatattacatttaacaataaCTTATTTGTTCGGTCATGCATACAGAGACAAATTAAAAGATCTACATGCCTAATGTGTTATCATCGTCAtgtggtgatgatgatgaatataattgtgtatatcTAGTAGTATTGCTTCTTTAAAAATCTGTACTTCATTTTATGGAGTCTCTTGCCTCCTTGGTACCGCCTACTTCACAAAGAAATATAGCCAGTTCAAAATAATCACGTAATTTTTTTTCGGACAATACAGCAATTTGGGCACCTAAAATTCTCATTGAACTTATACCATTTTGAAACATTAGTTTATCTCTTTCTTCCATTTAACCGATATCGCTGGAgaagtttatttgtaaaaaaagctTGAGAAAAACAGATTAGGCacctataacaataaaatgaaatttagtcTAAATGTGTAATAGCTCTAggaagtttaattatttagatgACGAAATCCTTAAGAAAGTTATCAATTAATATAGCTTTGGATCAGCTAATATAACagaatataattctatataatataatagcgtggcagaaataaaaaaacccTGGATGGTTTTACCCAAGCCGTGTTAACAAAAAGATCACAAAAGGTCTCCAACTATCTTTGATTAGAGCCTAGATGGAGTGGTTATAGTTTTTTTGTGTGGAAAGGAGATTTATCTTCcttgaatgtttttgtttacgAAAAATTCGTAATGTAACTAACGTTAAAATTCGAGTGCAGCATAACAAAACAACATCAATTTTTGGAAAAATCAGGAAGTTTTACAGCATcgattactatttttaaacgaCAAGAggtttaatttcttaaatttggATTTGctcattttcaatttttaccatctgcgaaatatttttttctttaaacatcGAGGGATGTTTAATAAGttcttaagattattattaagtttttattttacattacggTTATCTTTATGTATTCCAAGAAATATGatgattcttaaaaataattagtgtgTATTTTAGTGATCGTGGAACTTTTGAACCACTTGACCGGATGAGGTCATATTCGCGCAATATTTTTATCGTGACGATGGTTTAATAGTATAACCCGAGAGAAGATTAATACTAGACTCGGTGACGCTGTAGCCAATTTATTCCTATTATTGTTTATAGACCATAGTGTAACATATTCACAATAGACACACTTAAATAACAGTATCAATATTTGTAGCGTAATCCCAAATCAATTTAccctaatataaattatctaattttagtatattaattaattagtactactataataataactaaaatataaaattaatctggataatcatcaattatattttacatttctagCCCAGTATGCTGCGGAGCGGAATGTTATTATTAgaggatttaaataaagatcCGAATCTAagtgaacaataaaaataccgTAGTATCGATTACATTGAcatcaatattgtttaattttagctTAAAACTTTTGGGAAGAAGGTTTGTAGcctattacaccacgctgcttcaaacCTTTGCTTAACATTATTTCTCATATTCGGTAAATTAAACACgacgtatttttttcaaattatatatatattaccaaaattacttctaaaataaaagatataattattgaagAAGCGAGAAATAGTCtgactttaataaatatctttcgAAAAGAAgagaagattatttaaatagtaaatataccaTGTAAGGATTAAAATAGGTATGTTACCTATAGCGTATAAATAACACTTAAGTTATAATGGGTGACGACgctattattagtattaagttATTTTCACAATCTGTGAATTATTACCAAGATTAAATGTTTAATCATTTGACCTACGTTTTGTTTACATGCAAAAAAcagtaaattcataaatattggaCTTATAAAAACTGTACCGCTGCACTTTGTCGAAGTGTGCAAAAGACACAGTAAAATTATagtgttttaatttaactttaaaattatactcatcttttatacgtttaaatattatataccgtTTGCCggttatcttattttatactaatattataaatgcaaaagtttggattgatggatgtttgttactttaTCTCGCTAGAAGGGATCACGCCAGAATAGAACATTTTATCCCGCTAAATATATCTAACACCTGTCCCCCCTCTCGCCCTCACACACGGACAAAGCCGCGGACAGAAACtggttataatatattgaaatcgaCGTTTACCAATCGACACACTAGTATACTGATACTTACAATGACTGCATCGTCATACATTAACGCTACTATCTGTTATTTTTATCGCCTTTTAAACTGTAAGTAGTAAACCAATGACAATTCTAGTACCCATAAACAAATCGAATCGTTTCTTGAATTACTATGTCAAACGATAGCTGCTAATCTGTCGACTGCATGGAGTTGAGCCCAAGTGTatgaagaatttatttttcgaaattgttgagctatttgtaatgttttcttAAGTGTTGTGTTGTCTAATACAAAGAAAAACGCTATTGTGCCTAGTAGATACATCAGAAGCGAAGTTTGGGGTGAACAAAGTTCGAGCGAGATTCGAGTCCCGCACAAATATcaactataaataaagattattatagatGAGTAACTAACTAATAAGTTCTATTCATGTCATTCGATCCGAAAagttttaaatgattacaaaCAGAAAGCaaagaaaatacattaaaatatataattaataaataaaatacactccTGTTCAGTCGTATTCGTTATTCGAAAAAGCTCTgtacatatattcattaatagtAATACAgttctatataattaattatatcgtaCTGACCTTGTCCCGTGGCTCCGAGATATGTATTACAATGCAAGTATTTCCATAATCGAGTCTTGCATCTCCCGCTAAGTGCTGAATGAATTCGACACCATACCACATGCCAGTTAAACCATTTACGTAAATACCATTCTGTGGTGATCTGTTCACACAGTATTCgctattatatttcaaaaacggCATCTCGTATGAAGTTATTCCTTGGCCGTAATTTTGTCCATTATAATAACCTTGCCCGTACTGATAACTAGGCGTTGTGTAGCTTggcttttgataaatattaccCGAAGTTGGAGTGCTGTACATATCGGGTCTTGGAGTTGAATAGCCACGGTTATAGTGAGTCGCTTCAGAAAATCCACCACTATCGCCGCTATAGCTAGTTTTATATGGGTATTGGTTttggttataattatttgaGGGGGTTGTATAGCTGGAATACTGACTAGATTCACCATATCTTTGATAACTGGCACAGTTAGCTGTCGtaaatagaaatgaaaataagatatattcgTGCATTTTCAAAAGTATCTCGTAAACTTTTCGGCTATCGCGTGATAGTTGTGTAACGGTTGATAGTATGTGACTGTTTCAACTACTACGATAGTGGGATGTAAACTAATTAACTCTAATTGCGAGAACACAATCTAATCCAAACGGACATAAGaggttaatttataaaaaggaagatttttttttaagttgaaatattttatatttaattcaaatttgtatGTTACAATCGAGTAAAATAAAAGCTTGGTAATCGAATAGAGgcagataattttatttgaaattatttacagtATTACTTTGCCAGTTATTCAGATAAACTACATTTAGCAGCAACATGTAACCGCAAGTTTTCCTTTAAAAGTTTATTCGCTAAAGGATTTCAATAGATTGTTAACATCTTCAATTAATGCCATACGACTATGTTCTCAGTAACTTTAACAGTCGAAATAACTGAGGAAAAGTCTGTATTTTCATCAAGATTTTGTACAACTCGCAGTGTATCGTACATAAGCTTACTTCGGGAATAAAGGAagcagtaataataatatttattagaaattacttttaactaaatactttttgcaCAGCTCTATCTGATGTtgcatttaaaaacttataccCAATGATTGAACTATACCGATTATACGTGTcctattaaatgaattaatcatCCCTACAATATAGATCTCAGCTAgatacaaagaaaattattattataatgaccggtatttgcattaaaaaactgtacttattattaaacgaatatatgaaaaaggaagaacaattaaattgaaaatccCAAAAACAATGCTTATAAAGAAAAACGTCAAACTAAATAACTGAAGAAatgtatattggttttatttatatatagtaaatttaataaaatactttttattttttacttatggCTGTATGgacacatatattattttatactattattcaCAATGAGATCAATACTGaattaaagttttaagaaatacattaaaattcttcaattatattttcaacccataaatataatttaatatttagattttatttttatatgacattgATACAATTGAGACATAATATCTAagcattaaatattctttaaatatctaATTGGATGTTTGAATAATCCATATTTGTAAAACGTAATGTAAATTTGTCGAATAGTACGGtttaagaaaatgtaatatataaggtTAGGACATTTTACCGCTCAAACTCTgctcttaaaattttaataggtgAAGGGTTATCTGGCTTAAAGTGTCAATgcgaaatataaaagtatattattatgttggtTTTATTGAATGCTAAGCACGGGGTTAAAGTTTAAATgactaatttaaacttttaataataatattaaacaaatcgaCGGTGATAATTTGAAAACCCGCCTTtccagttaaattataaacagaaaccacgcttaaaaaatgaaaaaatcatTTCATTAGTCGCATTACAATATTACATTCATAGATTACGttacataaaactataataaatttatattttcttaaataaataaatttgacttcAGCGACACAAAATGAACTTATTTTGACAATTTCGTGTGGTAAATCATTCATTTGAACATaataggtaataaatatttaaaataat
This genomic window from Vanessa tameamea isolate UH-Manoa-2023 chromosome 5, ilVanTame1 primary haplotype, whole genome shotgun sequence contains:
- the LOC113392483 gene encoding uncharacterized protein LOC113392483 gives rise to the protein MHEYILFSFLFTTANCASYQRYGESSQYSSYTTPSNNYNQNQYPYKTSYSGDSGGFSEATHYNRGYSTPRPDMYSTPTSGNIYQKPSYTTPSYQYGQGYYNGQNYGQGITSYEMPFLKYNSEYCVNRSPQNGIYVNGLTGMWYGVEFIQHLAGDARLDYGNTCIVIHISEPRDKPSTENQLYHVQHIKEKFLRDNRHLRLLWDEAGQTIEYSLYFRNDSAGYWQVYDEQNGTLASRPSYMHFNGAVQVLKAVNDHLVLNFCQKASNGAPAQLYTVLFSRDPGSMSRWEIEAVHAMLQTKNLSVASRRMVCGNSAAKSTISLLFSMISCLIAYIIRSS